A genomic stretch from Halogranum gelatinilyticum includes:
- a CDS encoding MFS transporter, whose amino-acid sequence MTKWRTLVLATAAFNLSFLIWFSFAPFTGPIAEEFGLSLTDLGILASAAIWSAPPGRILTGWLSDRFGASSVFAIVLAYVGVFSMASAFATSYEIFFVERLVVASAGITFVVGIQHVAQWFPEEQLGTAEGVYAGIGNAGAAGGALVLPRVFGQWNGPLFDVGWRAAFFYTGVVAILMAIVYYTIGQDAATETQAEATSDSATLSSWVHVATRYGVIALALGYVMSFGLEISMNGWLPTYFREGFGSNLVIASTFAATFSLAAGLLRPIGGYMSDWVVRTETDILPVFTGRYREQWTVLCMGFIVTAMAGLTFAGQTGNVLLTVAVGFLVGTACAFTEGAIFAQVPAMFPDRSGAAAGVVGGIGTFGGIGFPLVYSYAAETGAIHSGYIIVAAIMVPIVLLNAWVARPKIAEFAHVRGIVGSNTADYGGSDG is encoded by the coding sequence ATGACAAAATGGCGGACCCTCGTCCTCGCGACGGCGGCGTTCAACCTCTCGTTTCTCATCTGGTTCTCCTTCGCTCCCTTCACCGGACCCATCGCCGAGGAGTTCGGCCTCTCCCTTACTGACCTCGGCATCCTCGCCAGCGCGGCCATCTGGAGCGCGCCACCGGGCCGTATCCTGACCGGCTGGCTCTCGGACCGCTTCGGTGCCTCCTCGGTGTTCGCCATCGTCCTCGCCTACGTCGGCGTGTTCAGCATGGCGAGCGCCTTTGCGACGAGCTACGAGATATTCTTCGTCGAGCGGCTCGTCGTCGCCTCGGCGGGCATCACCTTCGTCGTCGGTATCCAGCACGTCGCCCAGTGGTTCCCCGAGGAGCAGTTAGGAACGGCCGAGGGCGTCTACGCCGGCATCGGGAACGCCGGTGCCGCGGGCGGCGCGCTCGTCCTCCCGCGAGTCTTCGGCCAGTGGAACGGGCCGCTGTTCGACGTCGGTTGGCGGGCCGCGTTCTTCTACACGGGCGTCGTCGCCATCCTGATGGCGATCGTCTACTACACCATCGGCCAGGACGCCGCCACGGAGACGCAGGCCGAAGCCACGAGCGACTCGGCGACGCTCTCGTCGTGGGTCCACGTCGCCACGCGCTACGGCGTCATCGCGCTCGCGCTCGGCTACGTGATGAGCTTCGGGCTGGAGATCTCGATGAACGGCTGGCTGCCGACCTACTTCCGCGAGGGCTTCGGCTCGAATCTCGTCATCGCCTCGACGTTCGCTGCGACGTTCTCGCTCGCTGCCGGCCTCCTGCGGCCTATCGGCGGCTACATGAGCGACTGGGTGGTCAGGACGGAGACGGACATCCTGCCCGTCTTCACGGGCCGCTACCGCGAGCAGTGGACCGTCCTCTGTATGGGCTTCATCGTCACGGCGATGGCGGGGCTGACGTTCGCCGGGCAGACCGGAAACGTCCTGCTGACGGTCGCCGTCGGCTTCCTCGTCGGCACGGCCTGTGCCTTCACCGAGGGTGCCATCTTCGCGCAGGTTCCGGCGATGTTCCCCGACCGCTCGGGGGCGGCCGCGGGCGTCGTCGGCGGCATCGGTACCTTCGGCGGCATCGGCTTCCCGCTCGTCTACTCCTACGCGGCGGAGACGGGTGCCATCCACAGCGGCTACATCATCGTCGCCGCCATCATGGTGCCCATCGTCCTCCTGAACGCCTGGGTCGCCCGGCCGAAGATCGCCGAGTTCGCCCACGTCAGAGGCATCGTCGGCAGCAACACGGCGGACTACGGGGGTAGCGATGGCTGA
- a CDS encoding molybdenum cofactor guanylyltransferase produces MKPDTGRAGIIVAGGRSTRFGGGDKATARVDGVPMIRRVAEALTPAVDDLVVNCRRDQRSTLETVLSDCDVRFAEDPILDRGPVAGLRTGLRATDATYAVAVACDMPFLPTAFLDSLFAAARSQTGAVPEVDGRVQPLPAVLHVRAGTTACTDALVYRDGRLCDVVDLLDPVVVPERTVAAFTTPRAFRNINTRAELHGLGN; encoded by the coding sequence ATGAAGCCGGACACGGGCCGGGCGGGTATCATCGTCGCCGGCGGCCGCTCGACGCGGTTCGGCGGCGGCGACAAGGCCACCGCTCGCGTCGACGGCGTCCCGATGATCCGCCGCGTCGCGGAGGCACTCACTCCGGCCGTCGACGACCTCGTCGTCAACTGTCGGCGGGACCAGCGGTCGACGTTAGAGACGGTGCTGTCGGACTGCGACGTCCGGTTCGCCGAAGACCCCATCCTCGACCGTGGGCCGGTCGCCGGACTGCGGACGGGGCTGCGCGCGACGGACGCGACCTACGCCGTCGCCGTCGCCTGCGATATGCCGTTCCTCCCGACGGCCTTCCTCGACTCGCTGTTCGCCGCGGCGCGCTCACAGACGGGTGCCGTCCCGGAGGTCGACGGCCGCGTCCAGCCGCTGCCGGCCGTCCTCCACGTCCGCGCCGGGACGACCGCCTGCACCGACGCGCTCGTCTACCGCGACGGCCGACTCTGTGACGTCGTCGACCTGCTCGACCCGGTCGTCGTCCCCGAGCGCACGGTGGCCGCCTTCACCACGCCTCGGGCGTTCCGGAACATCAACACCCGTGCGGAACTGCACGGACTCGGGAACTGA
- a CDS encoding nitrite/sulfite reductase — protein MPHKKEAYKEELYGDEVREKILEFAEEGFDSIPEDEHDKWFTRFKFWGVFHQRGGQESYFMMRLTNANGRLKPGQLRAIGEVARDYCQGPADNPQFGNGFVDLTTRQSVQLHWIKLEDVPAIWERLESVGVTTRSAGGDTMRNISGCPVTGRDADELIDTRPLLERFREDLRGDNELANMPRKFNISVTGCREGCAQDSINDIGVEPAHKEIDDEEVLGYNVRVGGGLGGKKPRKARSLDVFVTPDEAYDVVRGFVELYHDHGDRDVRAKNRARFFVDDWGTEKIRKVLQADYVDFELKTAGQDIREQYTYNAGKPPAEGKADHVGVHEQKDGRYYVGLSVAVGRLTADDAIELADLADEYGTGEVRLTRRQNPLLMDVPEDDLDALLAEPLLSKHTPEPNPFQRGAIACTGTEFCSLALTETKARTARMLRWLRDNVELPDDVENIHLHYSGCTADCGQANTADIGLLGMRARKDGEMVEAMDLGVGGGIGEDPSFVEWVRQRVPADEVPGAIKNLLEAFAAHREAGQTFRQWTESMGSEALVDLCEPEETTYEDPYLTDAKQSWYPFADSEGPATAVESPADD, from the coding sequence ATGCCCCATAAGAAAGAGGCATACAAGGAGGAGCTGTACGGCGACGAGGTCCGCGAGAAGATTCTGGAGTTCGCAGAGGAGGGCTTCGACTCCATCCCCGAGGACGAACACGACAAGTGGTTCACCCGCTTCAAGTTCTGGGGCGTGTTCCACCAGCGCGGCGGCCAAGAGAGCTACTTCATGATGCGGCTGACGAACGCCAACGGGCGGCTGAAGCCCGGGCAGCTGCGGGCCATCGGCGAAGTGGCGCGCGACTACTGTCAGGGACCGGCCGACAACCCGCAGTTCGGGAACGGCTTCGTCGACCTGACGACGCGGCAGTCCGTCCAGCTCCACTGGATCAAGCTGGAGGACGTCCCCGCCATCTGGGAGCGGCTGGAGTCGGTCGGCGTCACTACGCGCTCGGCCGGCGGCGACACGATGCGGAATATCTCGGGCTGTCCGGTCACCGGCCGCGACGCCGACGAACTGATCGACACGCGCCCCCTGCTCGAACGGTTCCGCGAGGATCTCCGCGGCGACAACGAACTCGCCAACATGCCCCGGAAGTTCAACATCAGCGTGACCGGCTGCCGGGAGGGCTGTGCGCAGGACTCCATCAACGACATCGGCGTCGAACCGGCCCACAAAGAGATCGACGACGAGGAGGTCCTCGGCTACAACGTCCGCGTCGGCGGCGGTCTCGGCGGGAAGAAACCCCGGAAGGCCCGCTCGCTGGACGTGTTCGTCACGCCCGACGAAGCGTACGACGTCGTCCGCGGCTTCGTCGAACTCTACCACGACCACGGCGACCGGGACGTCCGCGCGAAGAACCGCGCGCGCTTCTTCGTCGACGACTGGGGGACGGAGAAGATTCGGAAGGTCCTCCAAGCGGACTACGTCGACTTCGAACTGAAGACGGCGGGGCAAGACATCCGCGAGCAGTACACCTACAACGCCGGCAAGCCGCCCGCAGAGGGTAAGGCCGACCACGTCGGCGTCCACGAGCAGAAGGACGGCCGCTACTACGTCGGCCTCTCGGTCGCCGTGGGTCGGCTCACCGCCGACGACGCGATCGAACTCGCGGACCTCGCCGACGAGTACGGCACCGGCGAGGTGCGGCTGACTCGGCGGCAGAACCCGCTCCTGATGGACGTCCCCGAGGACGACCTGGATGCCCTCTTGGCCGAACCGCTCCTGTCGAAGCACACGCCCGAGCCGAACCCGTTCCAGCGTGGAGCCATCGCCTGCACGGGCACGGAGTTCTGTTCGCTGGCACTGACGGAGACGAAGGCCCGCACGGCGCGGATGCTCCGGTGGCTCCGCGACAACGTCGAGCTGCCGGACGACGTGGAGAACATCCACCTCCACTACTCGGGCTGTACGGCCGACTGCGGACAGGCCAACACGGCCGACATCGGCCTGCTCGGGATGCGCGCCCGGAAGGACGGGGAGATGGTCGAGGCGATGGATCTCGGCGTCGGTGGTGGCATCGGCGAGGACCCGAGTTTCGTCGAGTGGGTGCGCCAGCGTGTCCCCGCCGACGAGGTGCCGGGAGCCATCAAGAACCTCCTCGAAGCCTTCGCGGCCCACCGCGAGGCGGGCCAGACCTTCCGCCAGTGGACCGAGTCGATGGGAAGCGAGGCACTCGTCGACCTCTGTGAACCGGAGGAGACGACGTACGAAGACCCGTATCTGACCGACGCCAAACAGTCGTGGTATCCCTTCGCCGACAGCGAAGGCCCGGCAACGGCGGTCGAGTCACCCGCGGACGACTGA
- a CDS encoding thiolase family protein, whose protein sequence is MPTPVIAKAYRTPQGKGGGVFADVRSEDLSTALIDEILAETGLDSDDVDDLMWGVAQQRGEQDNNVARVISLLSDLGESVPATTINRWCASSMQAIISASDAIAAGNRDCIIAGGVENMSRVPMDGDSYQHLHPELSEAYNIFQLQMGMTAEKVAEEYEVSREDQDEYALRSHQRAAAATDEGRFEDQIVPIETEDGTVSEDEGIRRDTSLDVLSSLSPAFTGDGSVTAGNSSQISDGAAAVLVTSEEFAEEQELEILAKVGMNNVAGVDPTVMGIGPVPATEGLLERNGRDIDDYDLVEINEAFASQCVYSRRELGIDEEKLNVNGGAIAVGHPLGASGARLPVTLIHEMIERDVDRGLATLCVGFGQGAAIEFYR, encoded by the coding sequence ATGCCAACGCCAGTCATCGCGAAAGCGTACCGGACCCCGCAAGGGAAAGGCGGCGGCGTCTTCGCGGACGTCCGCAGTGAAGACCTCTCTACCGCTCTCATCGACGAGATTCTGGCCGAGACCGGTCTCGACAGCGACGACGTCGACGACCTGATGTGGGGCGTCGCCCAGCAGCGCGGCGAACAGGACAACAACGTCGCCCGCGTCATCTCGCTGCTCTCGGACCTCGGCGAGAGCGTGCCGGCGACGACCATCAACCGCTGGTGTGCCTCTTCGATGCAGGCTATCATCTCCGCCTCCGACGCTATCGCCGCGGGCAACCGTGACTGCATCATCGCGGGCGGCGTCGAGAACATGTCGCGCGTCCCGATGGACGGCGACTCCTACCAGCATCTCCACCCCGAACTCTCCGAGGCGTACAACATCTTCCAGCTCCAGATGGGGATGACCGCCGAGAAGGTCGCAGAAGAGTACGAAGTCAGCCGCGAGGACCAAGACGAGTACGCCCTCCGGAGCCACCAGCGCGCCGCGGCTGCGACGGACGAGGGTCGCTTCGAGGACCAGATCGTCCCCATCGAGACGGAGGACGGCACGGTCAGCGAGGACGAGGGCATCCGCCGGGACACCTCTCTCGACGTGCTCTCCAGTCTCTCACCGGCGTTCACCGGCGACGGCTCGGTGACCGCGGGCAACTCCTCGCAGATTTCGGACGGCGCGGCCGCCGTGCTCGTCACGAGCGAGGAGTTCGCTGAGGAGCAGGAGTTAGAGATCCTCGCGAAGGTCGGCATGAACAACGTCGCCGGCGTCGACCCGACGGTCATGGGTATCGGCCCGGTCCCGGCCACCGAGGGCCTCCTGGAGCGCAACGGCCGCGACATCGACGACTACGACCTCGTCGAGATCAACGAGGCGTTCGCGAGCCAGTGTGTCTACTCGCGGCGCGAACTCGGCATCGACGAGGAGAAGCTCAACGTCAACGGCGGTGCCATCGCCGTCGGCCACCCGCTGGGTGCCTCCGGGGCGCGCCTCCCCGTGACGCTCATCCACGAGATGATCGAGCGCGACGTCGACCGCGGCCTCGCCACGCTCTGTGTCGGCTTCGGCCAGGGTGCGGCTATCGAGTTCTACCGGTAG